A region of the Cricetulus griseus strain 17A/GY chromosome 7, alternate assembly CriGri-PICRH-1.0, whole genome shotgun sequence genome:
AGATGCattctgagcattggtagaatgAGAACTCTCTAGCAGCTAGATGTTTGCTTCTTtaatctttaggcaagctttatttgttagatcataaacaaaatattgccACAATATTCCTTTGAGTTTCAGAACTCATTTAGAGTTCACCCATTGAattgggtgtagtggcacatgactttagtcccagcacccaggaggcagaagcaggtggttctctgtgaattcaagaccagtcctgtctacatagtgagttccaagacagccagagttacaaagTGAAATgttgctcaaaaacaaaacaaacaataaataataaaagttcatTATTGAATACTTAATCTACCAAACTAGAATTAATGAAAGACAGTATGCAACCTCTGTTGATATTAGTAGAGTTCTTGTCTTGCAAGCGGAAGGCCTTAGGCTCATTTAATCAGTCcaaaagaattcaaataaaagcTGTGaatctgggtatggtggtgcaaatttttaatcccaacaccagtAGAGGCAGGGaaagctctatgagttcaaagccaacctggtttgCCTAGCAAATTCAAGGGCCACTAGGGCTATGGAGTGAGACCAAgcctcaaaaagaaacaagaactatggagatagctcagtaggtaaaagtatTTGacatgcaagcaggaggacctgagtctAGATCCCccgaacccatgtaaaagctagcTACAGCCAGGTAATGTTgtactttctttctctgtgatttttaaagctagcctggtctacacagagttacAGGCCAGTCACggctacacaatgaaactttatctcaaaaatagagccgggcgttggtggcgcacgcctttaatcccagcacttgggaggcagaggcaggtggatctctgtgagtttgaggccagtctggtctacagagtgagtgccaggacaggacaggctccaaagcaatgcagagaaatcctgtcgagagagagagagagagagagagagagagagagagagagagagagagagagagagaaacagcaaaGTGTGAAAGATATACCTATAATTCCACCATGTTTGTGGTGAAAGGAAAGTGGACAGAAGAGCCCCAGAAACTTGTGGACTAGCTACcacaaacaaggtggaaagtgaaGAATGACACTTGGCActgctctctgacttccacacatgccgTGGCACAGaagcctgcactcacacacaaatatgtgcatgcacactaaGACAATACATCATACATatacactgaaagaaaataaaaacacacgcCCGCCCATCCCCAAGTTtgtgggcacacacatatatatttagttcttttgataaaaacaaatactagaacagttctctttcttttgttatcTATACCTTTTGTTCTAAGAGTGCCCTGCGAAGGGAGACCCTCTGTTCCAGCTCTCGAAGCTCTCGATCATGTTGGGCCTCAGCCTGCATCTTGATTTTGCTCTGATATGCATTCAATAGCTCCAGTTCCTGCTGCAGCTGCATCTTCAAAACCTGGCATTCTGCTTCCTGTGCTTCATCCAAACGCagctgagaaagaagagaaactgatATATTCTACTGTGAACTATCCATTCATaacttacagaaaagaaaagcaagagaagaCACACTACATTTTTGTAAGCTACATAACTGTTCTTTCTTGTAGCGTGGTGTAGACATCcctgaaaaagaaagacaataacCAATACTGCATGACAGAAGATATTGTAAGCTGCTCTGAAGATGCTTGAGTAACTAtactttttcttaagaaaaatctGGAATATGATTGGGTAATATAAAGTGCTCACTCTCTCCTTCCCTAGTAGAAATCAAAGTCAATAAGCATAGCACACAAGCCAGATCTAGGTAACTGCTTGTTTACCTTAGTTCAGTCCTATAGTTAAAACGGTTTTACATTTTGACATGGTTACAGAATATCGTCACTTTTAACTCCTGGTCTGCAAAGTCTAAAATATTGATTATGTGGTCCTTTAAGAAAACACTTGcgggcttctttctttctgtgctgATATCGCTGCCACCAATATGGTGAACGTCCCTAAGACCCGCCGGACGTTCTGCAAGAAATGCAGCAAGCACCAGCCCCATAAAGTGACACAGTACAAGAAGAGCAAGGACTCTTTGTATGCCCAGGGAAAGCGGTGTTATGACAGGAAACAGAGTGGCTATGGTGGGCAGACTAAGCCTactttctgggggaaaaaaaaaaaggctaaaactACAAAGAAGATTGTGTTCAGGCTTGAGTGTGTTGAGCCCAACTGCAGATCTAAGAGGATGCTGGCTATTAAGAAATGCAAGCATTTTGAGCTGGGaggcaaaaagaagagaaagggccaAGTGATCCAGTTCAAAGCTGCTCTTGTTATGGAgacaataaaatcacaataaaagaaactaaaaagaaaagaaaagaaagaaaagaaaacacttgcGGCTGGaccgtggtggtgcacgcctttagtcccagcactcgggaggcagaggcaggtggatctctatgagttcgagaccagcttggtctacaagagctagttccaggacagcctccaaagccacagagaaacccagtctcgaaaaaccaataaataaataaataaataaataagtaaataaataaataaaaaaacaaccacTTGCACAATATTTCATCCACGTGCTCCTATACACAGAAGATTCCTATACACAGAAGTATGTTTTGCCTACAGTTTACTCATCTGATCTAGATAAGCTGCTGAAAGCCATATCTGCAGGGAGCCTTTATAggatcttatttcttttttttttccttttcccctttctttcttttttttctttctttctttttttttaggatCTTATTTCTTAATGTATCTATATACACCATGCTTTTTCCAAGCAATGTTGAGAATAGGAAGAATACAGATGACCACTATTTTTCCCTGGGCTATTAAAGAACTATTGTTGccaatttatctttttattgctAAGGTTTCATTTAGGAGATAGAAAGAAAGGATTCCTAATTTGTTTTGCCTATACAAAGCAAACTCACAGCTTGTGTGGAAAGCATTTCATTAATGCTATGATCATACTGCTCAGCCAAGATGGCTAACTTCCGAGTCTGTTCCTCCTTGAGTCTTTTCAGAACAGCTTTGTGCTCACTCTTTGGTGTAGTCTCCAGTAGGTGGTTTCTTAATGCTTTGTACTGTCTGGTTTGAATTTTGCATGTGTCCTGAAATTGCTTTTTTATCTGGAGTTCTTtagactgaaaagaaaagaaaaaaaaatatgtgtgtatacatataaggGGGGGGTGAAGTATGTCTCAACATATCGCATTTGGCATAGTGTATACttacttacatatatatatatataatcaggaAGAAAATAGAGAACCAGAAAGTCATGATAAGACTGCAGATATCTTTTACACTTGGCAAATATTCATGTCATAAACCTAAATTTCATCTCATAAAAAAATTATGGTAGTTATAAATGCAGCGAGGAAGAACTTTACCAGATATCTaaggcagaaaataaaaacatgtttctttgttcatttagAATGTTCCACacgagtttcttttctttccacagtAATCTCAACAATAATCTCAACTTTAACCACAATCTATAACAGATCCTACTTTCTGTGGAAAATATGCACCAAACTTTAGATTGATTTTGAAATGTACAATAATAAATGATTACTACAACTACCTTTTCTTTAAGACAAAAAGCTGGACAGAATCATTCTAGATAGAACCACTCCAAGCCCCAGCCTTTGACCAAGTTGTCCTTGAAGTCCTCCTGCTTCAATGTGCTTCAACCTGCTCAGGGCTGGAACTACAGGGTGCATGTGCCACGTGCAGGAATGGCTTACTTTAtgcttttctatatttatttatttgtttttggtttaatgagacagggcttctctgtataactttggctgttcaagaactcactctgtaaaccaggttggtcttgaactctgagattcacctgcctctgcctcctaaggctGGTATTGAAGGCAAAGTATAATTGAAAAGTTAATGCCTCAACTTCCACATTACaccattaatataaatatttctgtatttatcACCAACTGAGGAACCCATGTCCTAGTCATCTGCTAGGACTCATATATGAAGAAggataaaaaaatgtaaagttatGCTTAGTTTCATTGCTCTTATTATACTGGTTTGGTGTggtttgtgacaaggtctcaccatctaactctggctggcttagaacttgatATAACCACATtgcctctgctttcagagtgttgggactaaacagtcaccacactcagcttaAATACTGTTCTTGATCAACATTCTACCAAGTACTTCTAGAcaaggaataaaataatgaaatttagaCATTCTCTTCAACCTCTGTGTTAAGTCTCTTCTTCAAAATGGTAATCATCTCTTAACATGCCGGGGAGGGGGGCTGTGCTCCTTAAAATTTtatcataaaaaaattaaatcatgtttGGCATGCATTATAATACCAGTCCTTGGGatgctgaggtaggaagattaaGGCCCTTATGGACTCCATAGAGAGACTGCGGCAAAAACAAGAGGAAGAGCCAGAtttggcacatgcctataatcctagtacttgggaaatGTTAAGAGGAGTAGGAGTTAAGGTTATCCACAGCTACTCAGTGATTTTTgcaaccagcctggactatgagactgtgcctcaaaaagcaaaaaactgatacaaaattaaatatccCCACCTAGGTggggacaaaaagaaaagaaaaagaaaaagtcagggcAGCCTTAAGAGCACTGAGTACTCTTTCAGAgagctgggttcagttcccagcactcatgtggcagCTCGAAACCACATGTACATCTAGTTTCAGATGGTCAAGGCCCTTTGCTAGTCTCTGAGGtgacacaacacatacatacatgtaggccaacattcacatacataaaacagaaaaaaaaaaatcaaagtgaaacCAAAGCCCTAGAGAAATATTAACAATCAGACCAAGAATAAACTACATGTGGattcaacagaaaatgaaatagaaagttgggtggtggtggcacatgcctttaatcccagcacttggcaggcagaggcaacTGGAActctgagttcagagccagcttggtttacagagtgagttctaggaaagccaaggctacacagagaaaccatgtttcaaaaaactCACAGGAAAGTGAGATGGATTCAAATTATAATTATTACCTGGAAAGAAGGTTGAAGAAATAGAAGAGGCAGTAGTTTATATCTAATCCATTCCACAGAAACAGCACCCTTCTCTCACAAATCCTAGTCAATTGAAGTCTCTCTTCTAGCTCAGCATCTCACAGAAAACTACAGGTGGCATACACAGACACTTATTGGGATGTGTTGGTGGTAAACCAAACATTTTGTTGAAACTGACTGTGTAAGTGAAAGAAACACAAGAGGAATTTTTCTTCCATCCTTATGTTCATTTATCATTAGAGGAGGGTATTCTattctgggtagtggtggtgcaaggaggaagagacaggaggatgtctgtgagttcaggccagcctggtccacagagtgagttccaggacaggctccaaaagctacagagaaaccctgtctcgaagtaaacaaacaaacaaaaaacaaaacaaggaagagaGCATTCTACTTAGTGTCTGAAATAAGATGCTAAAACATTTTCCTCACTTTCATGTAATGCCCGAGACAATcagattactttttaaaaagctctcaAGCTAAAAAGGTTATAGGAAGAGTTTAAGTCGAACTAAGCCATAGGAAAATGTAGTCACCAGAATTACATgactacagaaaacaaattagTGTCAGTTGAATTAGTGTCAGTTTGGTTCATTTTTGGGTACTGTTGGTTTTAAAGCTACAATTGAAAAAATATACTGATTTAAAAAGTCTTTGGTGGGGTTTAGGAATGTAGCTCACTTAGTAGAGTAGTTGCCCAGCATGTATAAAGCGCTGGGTCAGTCCTCAGCACTTCATAACATGGGAGCACACCCCAGCACTCCCATCACTCAGGTTTAGacagaattcaaggccatctctGGATGCTTAATGACCCAGCCTACACTATATGAGACCCTCATCTTGAAAaaatggccaaaaaaaaaaaaggagtgggaaggaaaaaaaaaaaaaaactttggttgTCGAGTATCTGAACTAAAGCTACATGATTCTCTCTTACTACATAAACAAGTCTGAAAAGTTATTATGAATTCCATGTTTTTTAAACATTGGTAATCAACGTAACTACTCTGTAAATGCTTCAGTCTTCTGAGTCCTGGATTACAGGGGTGCCATACTCAGTAGAAAAAGAATCTTTCAACAGAAAATACTTTGTGATTCCAGCGCTTACTGAACATTAACAGAGAATTTAAATGTGCAAACAAGTACAGATTAAGTGAACTGCTATCTCTAGTGAAAACCTTACAGTGAGTGCTTTCTgtttgtagtttttaaaagactGATTCAATgacttcaaatattttcattataatataaaatctgaaaaattccTTAGAACTGTGAAGTTCCATTTGAGGGGGACAGTTTAGTTagctaaatgttttatttatttatttttttcctggtgtttcgagacaagttttctctgtggctttggaggctgccttagaactagctcttgtagactaggctagtctcaaactcacagaaatccgcctgtcaatccctcctgagtgctagaattaaagttgaatgccaccacggcccagctctagctaaatgtctttaaaaaaaaaaaaaaatctttggaggGGCTTAGAAATGTAGGATAAGGGAAGAAAGCAacgtttttctttcttttttgctttttagatttatttatttattatgtatacagtgttgtgtgtgcatgtgttctgtgaactcaggaccgctggaagagcagccagtgttcttaacctctgaggcatctgcCCAGCCCCAAGGGCAAGTTtttcattagatttttaaaaaaaattgtttgattttataatttcGGATGTTTTGTCTGCACCATGTATGCCTGGGGCCTGAAAAGGTTAGAgtattgggttccctggaactagagatgcAGATGGTTATGAAGCATCATGTCAGTGCCTGGAATCAATCTTAGGTCCTCTGAAATAGCAACCATTGCTCGTAATTGCTAAGCTATCTCTCAAACcccacttttatatttttaaattttatataaatcagctggatggtggtgacacacaactttgatctcagcacttggggatgcagaagcaggcagatctctgagtttgaggccagcctgttctatatagtgagttccaggacagacagagcgacatagtgagactctgtctcaaaataccaaaaattttATATGAGTTATACTGACATCAAATTAAGAGTCCAGACTGAGTTACTTAGAATAGAAAGAAACTGAATGATTAGTATGTAGACCCGTAGACTATAATGTCAGCAGTCAGATACTGTGTACATTTAAAAACACTGATTAAGAATTCccacaggctgggtggtggtgacgcacacctttaatcccagcactcgggaggcagaagctggcagatcactgtgagttcgggaccagcctggtctacaagagctagttccaggacagcctccaaagccacagagaaaccctgtcaggaaaaaccaaaaaaaaaaaaaaaaaaaaaaaaaaaaaaaaaataacaataataataatagtcatCCAGGAGGCCCAGTCCAACTCTTACAAGCTGATCACTCCTGCTTCAGGGTACAGGGTACAGTCTTACTGTTATCGATAATTACCCTCATCCAGGAATTCAAGGTGACCTTAAGGCGAGATTAAGGACAATGATAGAGCTGTACTTCAGccaaagcaaaggagacagacaaCAAAAAAATTCCCACAGTTAAAATTTTTGGTGATTCTTTCTTTGTTACAAACTACACAAGCAAAAGTTGAAGCAACAGGCAGTCCATACAGGAATCAAGCAGGTATGCTAAAAGTGAAACGAACTAATACCACCCAACCCCTCAATGACTAGACATATGCCTTTATCAAAGCTTACACTAACGGTACCTTCAAACTCTTAGGTTGTTGTCGAACTTCCATAACATGTTTTCGCCTTAGTTCCCGTTCCCTTCGCTTATTGTATTCTAGCTGGTTAGTGAGCTCAGTTTGATGCTGCAGTCTGATCAACTCACAACGCATCTTCTGAATAGTATTGAGGTGGCGAAACTCCAGTTCTTGCATGGATTCATGCTGTCGTAGTAGCATAGCATGTTCCAAGTCCTTCTGAGTTTGCCTTTTGTTTAACTCCTAAAATACAGttcaaaacacaaaggaataaTTTATAGCTTTACAAATAGGGGGGTAcattaacaaataaacaagatggctggagagatagctcagaggttaaatcACTTGCCATGGAAACATGAAGATCTAatttcaaatccccagaacccacataaatttTAGCCCTGATActatgtgtctatagtatgagagagagagatgggaggggagggaggagagaggggtgcAAGTGAGAGAGCACCTACATGCAAGCATATGTCtgtatgcaaattaaaaaaaaaactcatgcacacaaaaaaaGTGGATACAATTAATCCTGTGCTCCAATAATGGCTGCACAGTAAATACTAAGTTTCCGTgacttttgtgtctgtgtgtttgagtgccatttgtaaattaaaaaaaaaaaagatttaataagGAAGAGATAAATTCTTAATCAAAACTTCTCAGAATAATATGTAGCACATGGTGGTgaagaatgaatatttttaatttaaatgtatgtatgtaaatatgtatacaatgttctgccagcatgtatccctgcaggccagaagagggcaccagatctcattacagatgattgttagccaccatgtggttgctgggaattgaactcaggacctctggaagaacagcctctgctcttaaccactgagccatcactacAGCCCAATGAATGTTATTCTTGCTggacatagtggctcacacctgttaACAGCAGAACTAACAAGACAGGTAGGTTGTACTCTGGTGTTaagtccagccttgtctacatatcaagttccagggcagccagggctgtgacagatactgtctcaaaactaaaatataacaaaataaaaataaagtaaaatatttgctaGACAGTgatggtgcccacctttaatcacagcactccagaggccagcctggtctacaaagtgaattccaggtcacCGCTCTTGGAAAACTGACAGACAGTAAGttaatctcttaaaaaaaattttttcccccaaataaaaaggggagctggggagatgattcagtgaaAAAAAGGAACCAAGCTCATGTAAAGGACTTTgtctcagttcccagcacctgcatagtGGCTCATAGCCTCCTCTACTTCCAGGGCATACAACaaccctcttcttcttccctccacaAGCACTGCACGTACATGGGTGTACgtgcacacaataaatacatattttgaaaaagtatgtatacatatagatatatcaataataacatgaaaaataaaagacctagaaacagatattggggttcaacctgaagatctggaaagcaaagcagccaaactagTAGAGGGCTCTTACCTCTAAAGGGGCTGGGGTGTTCCTATTCTCAATGTAGCAGAATGAATCCCTGAtgctgagaccttgctcctgtcttatatacctccctaatgctggaattaaaggcatttgatCCCAGCTGCTAAGACTATCTTTGTATGCcctatttctctttaggactggatcagtcttatgtagatctgggtggccttagactcacagagacccatctacctcttaatcctgagtcctaggattaaagatgtgtaccagcacctcctagcttctggctgctgggattaaaggtgtgggtctggcttctatggcttgtgactgactttgctttccaaatcgtcaggcaagctttaataaatgataaataatatatcactacccAATAATGTGAAAAATCAGTGGCACCCATTACCCTGCAAACTCTCTATCCCTAGAGGCCAACAGCTTGTTGTAGATGTTTCTCAGCTTTATCTTATTTATTGGGACATATccagtaataaaaaaataaaacagcaattaattgattaatacaggcacaaaacattttcttcatttgaagaTCTAATGCATATATATTCAGGTTAGATCAGTATGCAAATACTTTTTTTCATtctctcccttttcattctctctttacaaaatttcactatgtagtctaaaCTGCCACGAATGAAAAAACCCTCTTGCTTACTTACATGACTACTCATTTAAGCTGGatctcttgtttttgcttttaccAACGATATCAACGAATGTCTAACTATTGTATCATAAAATCATGTTACTATTTCTACAGGATAGAACTCCAAATGTACATATGACATGTAAACGTTTGTGTGAATACTTTTCaagatttactttcatttttcattatgtatatatactacATGTGTTTGGATATCCTGAGAGGTCAGAAGTAGGTGTctgatcccatggagctggaattacaagctgTTATGAGCTGCCTTAAGTGAGTGTTGGAACTAAATAAAGGTcctctgaaggtcagagaacttTCTTAAACATTGAACCATTGCTCTAATCACTCtgcatgtttttaaaagctatagttcagccaggctgtggtagcacacgcctttgaccccagcacttgagaggtagaggcaggtagatctctgactgtgaggccagcctggtctacagagtaagatccagaacagccaagggTACAAAGAGAAACCGTATCTTGTAAAGCAAATCAAAAAACTATAGTTCACAGGATGGTACTAACAATGTCCATTAACAGAtaagcctgcttctgcctctaagtgctggggttaaaggcatg
Encoded here:
- the LOC103161070 gene encoding 60S ribosomal protein L36a-like, with the translated sequence MVNVPKTRRTFCKKCSKHQPHKVTQYKKSKDSLYAQGKRCYDRKQSGYGGQTKPTFWGKKKKAKTTKKIVFRLECVEPNCRSKRMLAIKKCKHFELGGKKKRKGQVIQFKAALVMETIKSQ